In one window of Helianthus annuus cultivar XRQ/B chromosome 17, HanXRQr2.0-SUNRISE, whole genome shotgun sequence DNA:
- the LOC110923651 gene encoding uncharacterized protein LOC110923651: MDQMTSKWTDLNGKISKFNACFIQKNRNPQSGASEATIMQQATEEYCRVYKKRTFPHVGAWEVARHHPKWVPVELVDMRGPTAPKKRGGSKRSKTSESGNYTTSASDNLPEMNLNDDPLDEPDQPLDDPVEEDTPTRP, encoded by the exons ATGGACCAAATGACGTCGAAGTGGACGGATTTGAACGGGAAAATTAGCAAGTTCAacgcttgtttcattcaaaag AACCGAAACCCACAAAGTGGAGCGAGCGAGGCGACGATCATGCAACAAGCCACCGAAGAGTATTGCCGAGTGTACAAAAAGAGAACTTTTCCACACGTGGGGGCATGGGAAGTTGCGAGACATCACCCGAAGTGGGTCCCCGTTGAGTTGGTTGACATGCGTGGTCCTACGGCTCCAAAAAAACGAGGCGGTTCGAAAAGATCAAAGACATCCGAGTCGGGGAACTACACGACTTccgcgtcggataacttgcccgAAATGAACTTAAACGACGACCCCCTTGACGAACCCGATCAACCCCTTGACGACCCCGTTGAAGAAGATACACCCACAAGGCCATGA